ACCGGGGGATCGATACTTCTTGAGCCTATCATGAACCTGGAAGTAATTACTCCGGACAATTATATGGGCGACGTTATCGGAGATCTCAGTTCGCGCAGGGTAAAAATAGAAGCCATTACGGACAGGTTGAATATTAAAGTCATACGAGGGTTCGCGCCGTTAAGCGAGATGTTCGGTTATGCGACTACCGTAAGAAGCCTTACGCAGGGACGCGCTTCTTACACCATGGAGCCTTCCTATTATCAGGAAGTGCCTAAAAATATATCGGAAAAAATAATAGAATTAAGCGGACGCGTTAAAGAAAGAAAATAAAGGAGAGTTTATGGCAAAGGAAGCGTTTGTAAGATCTAAGCCGCACGTGAACATCGGCACAATCGGCCATATCGATCACGGCAAGACTACTTTGACGGCAGCAATTTTAGCGACCCTTGCCAAAAAGGGCAAGGCGCAGGTTAAGTCCTACGCCGATATCGCCAAGGGCGGCACCGTCAGGGATGAAACCAAGACCGTTACTATCGCCGTAGCGCACGTTGAATACGAGACCGAGAAGAGGCATTACGCCCATATAGACTGCCCCGGACACGCCGATTACATCAAGAATATGATAACCGGAGCCGCGCAGATGGACGGAGCCATACTTGTGGTATCGGCAGTGGACGGCCCGATGCCCCAGACAAGAGAGCATATCCTCCTGGCCCGCCAGGTCAATGTCCCTTCAATAGTCGTATTCCTCAATAAAGTAGACCTTGTGGAAGACAAGGAACTCGTGGACCTGGTCGAGCTGGAAGTGAGGGAGCTTCTCACCAAGTACCAGTTCCCCGGAGACAAGACCCCCGTGATAAGGGGCAGCGCATTAAAAGCGATGTCGGCGCCCGATAACCCGGAATCCACAAAGAGCATATTCGAGCTCATGGAAGCATGCGATACGTTCATCCCCGAGCCCAAGAGGGACATAGATAAACCCTTCCTCATGCCCATAGAAGACGTCTTCTCGATAACAGGCCGCGGCACAGTAGGAACAGGCCGGGTCGAGAGAGGCCAGATAAAGGTGGGCGAGGAGATCGAGATAGTAGGCATACGCCCCACAAAGAAGTCCGTAGTCACGGGCGTTGAGATGTTCAGGAAGCTGCTCGATTCAGGACAAGCCGGAGACAACATCGGCGTCCTGTTAAGGGGTATCGAGAAGACAGACCTCGAGAGGGGGCAGGTCCTGGCAAAGCCGGGTTCCATCACCCCTCACACCAAGTTCAAGGCAGAGGTATATATATTGAGCAAAGAAGAAGGAGGCCGTCACACGCCCTTCTTTAACGGTTACCGCCCGCAGTTCTACTTCAGGACCACAGACGTCACGGGAGTAGTAACCCTCCCCAAAGAGGTCGAGATGGTCATGCCCGGCGATAACGTAAGCTTCGAAGTAGTTCTGATAACCCCGATAGCCATGGAAAAAGAGTTGAGGTTCGCCATACGTGAAGGCGGACATACTGTTGGCGCAGGGGTCGTAACCGAAGTCATAGAATAGAGAAGAATATGGCGCAACAAGAGATTCAAAAAATCAGGATAAAGTTACTTGCTTATGACAACAGGCTATTGGATCTGTCCGCGCAGGAGATAGTGGAGACGGCCAAACGCACCGGTGCCGGTGTTGCCGGACCGATACCTCTCCCGACCAGACGCGAGATATTTACGGTCTTGAGGTCGCCTCATGTGGACAAGAAGTCCAGGGACCAGTTCCAAATAAAGACACATAAGCGGATACTGGATATAATAAACCCGACGGCAAAGACTATCGATGCCTTGAAGAAGCTGGACTTACCGGCCGGCGTTTATGTGGAAATAAAATAGTTCATAGCTGATTGTTCGTAGTAGATAGAAGGGGAAGGCATGATAGGATTATTGGGTAAAAAAATAGGAATGACGAACATATTCGATGAAAGCGGCAGGAACATCCCC
The Candidatus Omnitrophota bacterium genome window above contains:
- the tuf gene encoding elongation factor Tu, producing MAKEAFVRSKPHVNIGTIGHIDHGKTTLTAAILATLAKKGKAQVKSYADIAKGGTVRDETKTVTIAVAHVEYETEKRHYAHIDCPGHADYIKNMITGAAQMDGAILVVSAVDGPMPQTREHILLARQVNVPSIVVFLNKVDLVEDKELVDLVELEVRELLTKYQFPGDKTPVIRGSALKAMSAPDNPESTKSIFELMEACDTFIPEPKRDIDKPFLMPIEDVFSITGRGTVGTGRVERGQIKVGEEIEIVGIRPTKKSVVTGVEMFRKLLDSGQAGDNIGVLLRGIEKTDLERGQVLAKPGSITPHTKFKAEVYILSKEEGGRHTPFFNGYRPQFYFRTTDVTGVVTLPKEVEMVMPGDNVSFEVVLITPIAMEKELRFAIREGGHTVGAGVVTEVIE
- the rpsJ gene encoding 30S ribosomal protein S10 — translated: MAQQEIQKIRIKLLAYDNRLLDLSAQEIVETAKRTGAGVAGPIPLPTRREIFTVLRSPHVDKKSRDQFQIKTHKRILDIINPTAKTIDALKKLDLPAGVYVEIK